A genomic window from Candidatus Krumholzibacteriia bacterium includes:
- a CDS encoding glycosyltransferase family 4 protein has translation MIRVCYMVDAGFLGGAELYISQLATALDRGAFEASVIVRTPRHPDLDGWVADLQKTHVRVLSAPMNLPYRPADALAILRGLDILAPQVVHVNMPGPHSGQNALLVPLGRLFGARTVVTEHLPMVEGSRKRVALKALAYRSLDLAITVSHANVAYLHERQGVAASRIRVVHNGIADAPAPSAAGAAIRREVGAREGESLIWFVGNLLPHKGLRELVEALSICGRRDWRLAVLGAGPERDGAEHLAAAAGISDRVVFLGRRPPEAVRAALPSGDLLALPSHMEGLPYTILEAMAAGLPVVSCAVFGIPEAVCDGETGLLTPPGDVAALARAMATLLGDGALRRRMGESARARYQEMFTLERQVNDTSAIYRELATGARAR, from the coding sequence CACGCCCCGCCATCCCGATCTCGACGGGTGGGTGGCCGATCTGCAGAAGACGCACGTGCGCGTGCTGTCGGCGCCGATGAACCTCCCCTACCGGCCCGCGGACGCACTCGCCATCCTGCGCGGGCTCGACATACTGGCGCCACAGGTGGTTCATGTAAACATGCCGGGACCCCACAGCGGACAGAACGCACTGCTGGTGCCGCTGGGCCGGTTGTTCGGCGCGAGGACCGTCGTCACCGAGCACCTGCCCATGGTGGAGGGAAGCCGCAAACGGGTTGCACTCAAGGCGCTCGCGTACCGCTCGCTGGATCTGGCAATCACCGTGTCGCACGCCAACGTGGCCTACCTGCACGAACGCCAGGGGGTGGCTGCGTCGCGTATTCGCGTGGTTCACAACGGCATCGCGGACGCGCCCGCCCCAAGCGCTGCGGGCGCCGCAATCCGCCGGGAGGTGGGTGCGAGGGAGGGGGAAAGCCTCATCTGGTTCGTGGGCAATCTTCTTCCTCACAAGGGATTGCGGGAACTGGTTGAGGCGCTTTCGATCTGTGGCCGGCGCGACTGGCGTCTCGCTGTGCTGGGCGCCGGACCCGAGCGCGATGGCGCCGAGCACCTGGCCGCCGCGGCGGGGATCTCGGATCGGGTGGTCTTTCTGGGGCGCAGGCCGCCGGAAGCGGTGCGTGCCGCTTTGCCCTCCGGAGACCTGCTCGCCCTGCCGTCACACATGGAGGGACTGCCCTACACCATCCTCGAGGCGATGGCTGCGGGTCTGCCCGTGGTTTCGTGCGCGGTGTTCGGTATTCCCGAGGCGGTGTGCGACGGGGAAACCGGGTTGCTTACCCCGCCGGGCGACGTGGCCGCGCTCGCGCGCGCGATGGCAACACTGCTGGGAGACGGGGCGCTGCGCCGGCGCATGGGGGAGTCCGCGCGCGCGCGTTACCAGGAGATGTTCACACTCGAACGCCAGGTGAATGACACGAGTGCCATCTACCGCGAACTGGCGACCGGGGCGCGCGCACGGTGA
- a CDS encoding glycosyltransferase family 4 protein, with translation MKRPRVLLVKPVLPFPPEQGTRVLSFAIVEALSEAFDVTVLARILDAGEEAQARALERWCSRVVTVLPDNRRSMGARIAYKLVYGTRALVTGRSLKSLYDCPGAFLRRARELARESFDLVIVEYWQLYPLLDVFPAARTVLLTHDIDLQVSRDRATLERGALRRALAAWRNRAEGREEVRAYRRAGRVWALTARDADSVRALSGGTPVDVLPFGLPNDAFTESATPREPGEILFMGAMGAVFNRDAIVHFERDIHPLLAGLPGIRFTIVGGALPPEASALGNAPGVTVTGHAPDPRVYLRRATCMIVPLRYAGGLRIRIIEAMAAGLPVVASPAAVAGMDLVAGSEVLVARTPQEYRDHVERLLGDPAFAASLSGRAREAVRTRYGPRARSEGIRALVGAAVRRGHA, from the coding sequence GTGAAGCGTCCCCGCGTACTCCTGGTGAAACCCGTGCTGCCGTTCCCGCCCGAGCAGGGAACCCGCGTGCTCTCGTTTGCCATCGTGGAAGCGCTTTCGGAGGCGTTCGACGTCACCGTGCTCGCCCGCATCCTGGATGCCGGTGAAGAAGCGCAGGCGCGTGCGCTGGAACGCTGGTGTTCGCGGGTGGTGACGGTGCTTCCCGACAACCGCCGCAGCATGGGCGCGCGCATCGCCTACAAGCTTGTCTACGGCACCCGCGCACTGGTGACAGGGCGTTCCCTGAAAAGTCTCTACGACTGCCCCGGCGCCTTCTTGCGCCGCGCGCGCGAACTGGCCCGCGAGTCGTTCGACCTTGTGATCGTGGAGTACTGGCAGCTGTATCCGTTGCTGGATGTGTTTCCGGCGGCGCGCACCGTTCTGCTCACCCACGACATCGATCTCCAGGTCAGCCGCGACCGCGCCACCCTGGAGCGCGGCGCGCTGCGACGTGCCCTGGCCGCGTGGCGGAACCGGGCCGAGGGGCGCGAGGAGGTACGCGCCTACCGGCGTGCCGGGCGCGTGTGGGCCCTGACCGCGCGCGATGCGGATTCGGTGCGGGCACTTTCCGGCGGCACACCGGTCGACGTGCTGCCGTTCGGACTTCCGAATGACGCATTCACCGAATCCGCAACGCCGCGCGAGCCGGGTGAGATCCTCTTCATGGGGGCGATGGGGGCGGTCTTCAACCGCGACGCCATCGTCCATTTCGAGCGCGACATCCATCCGCTCCTCGCCGGGCTGCCCGGCATCCGCTTTACCATCGTCGGGGGAGCGCTGCCCCCGGAGGCGTCCGCACTGGGGAACGCCCCCGGCGTCACCGTCACCGGACACGCGCCGGACCCCCGCGTCTACCTGCGCCGGGCCACCTGCATGATCGTGCCCCTGCGCTACGCCGGGGGCCTTCGAATCCGCATCATCGAGGCCATGGCGGCCGGGCTCCCGGTGGTGGCCTCGCCGGCCGCGGTGGCGGGCATGGACCTGGTGGCGGGGAGCGAGGTTCTGGTGGCCCGGACCCCGCAGGAGTACCGCGACCACGTCGAACGGCTGCTGGGGGACCCCGCCTTTGCCGCGTCCCTGTCCGGGAGGGCCCGGGAGGCCGTCCGGACGCGCTACGGGCCCCGGGCCCGTAGCGAGGGCATCCGCGCCCTGGTGGGTGCTGCGGTGCGGCGGGGACACGCCTGA
- a CDS encoding DegT/DnrJ/EryC1/StrS family aminotransferase: MGIKPAVPFLDLSLQHRALRAEIEAVVQRTLDRGDFILGSALGDFEREFARYCDCEHAIGVSSGTAALHLALVALGVGPGDEVVTVPNSFIATVESILYTGATAVLADVDPDSFCLDPRALERAIGPRTKAIIPVHLYGQPCDMESIMSVASRHGIAVVEDACQAHGATLEGRKMGSFGHAAAFSFYPTKNLGTIGDGGALTTNDADIAQKVRALRHHGQFEPNVFPCTGFNYRLDTMKAAVLGVKLPHLDGWNQRRREIAGRYQERLRGTEFVFQRRLPGSEPVFHILAARHPRQRAVQEALSNAGIGWGRHIVAPAHRQPGYQHLVRSGDSLQVADTLAAELISLPVFPELTDEQVDRVIEVLSRVEVSV, from the coding sequence ATGGGGATTAAGCCAGCGGTTCCTTTTCTGGACCTGTCGCTTCAGCACCGGGCGCTCCGGGCTGAAATCGAAGCGGTCGTGCAACGCACGCTCGACCGTGGCGATTTCATTCTGGGATCTGCGCTCGGCGACTTCGAGCGGGAGTTCGCGCGCTACTGTGATTGCGAGCACGCCATCGGCGTGAGCTCGGGTACGGCGGCGCTGCATCTCGCACTGGTTGCGCTGGGTGTCGGGCCGGGTGACGAGGTCGTCACCGTTCCCAACTCGTTCATTGCGACGGTGGAGTCCATTCTCTACACCGGCGCGACGGCCGTGCTGGCGGATGTCGACCCCGATAGCTTCTGTCTGGATCCCAGGGCACTCGAGCGGGCCATCGGCCCGCGCACGAAGGCGATCATCCCGGTTCACCTCTACGGCCAGCCGTGCGACATGGAATCGATCATGTCGGTCGCATCCCGCCACGGTATCGCGGTCGTTGAGGATGCATGCCAGGCGCACGGGGCGACTCTCGAAGGGCGCAAGATGGGTTCGTTCGGCCACGCGGCCGCGTTCTCGTTCTACCCGACGAAGAACCTGGGGACGATCGGCGACGGAGGAGCGTTGACGACGAACGATGCCGACATCGCGCAGAAGGTGCGGGCCCTCCGGCACCACGGGCAGTTCGAACCCAATGTATTCCCATGCACCGGGTTCAACTACCGGCTCGACACGATGAAGGCCGCGGTACTGGGCGTGAAGCTCCCGCATCTCGACGGCTGGAATCAGCGCCGCCGGGAGATCGCGGGGCGTTATCAGGAGCGGTTGCGCGGGACGGAGTTTGTGTTCCAGCGCCGCCTGCCGGGTTCCGAGCCGGTGTTCCACATTCTCGCCGCAAGGCACCCGCGTCAGCGCGCGGTGCAGGAGGCGCTGTCGAACGCGGGCATCGGATGGGGAAGGCACATCGTCGCCCCCGCGCACCGGCAGCCGGGTTACCAGCACCTCGTTCGCTCGGGAGACTCGTTACAGGTGGCCGATACACTGGCAGCCGAGCTCATCTCGCTTCCGGTCTTTCCGGAACTGACCGATGAGCAGGTCGATCGCGTCATCGAAGTACTCAGCAGGGTCGAAGTATCCGTTTGA
- a CDS encoding sugar transferase, with the protein MKKNLAAFRYSDQKVVPLYASEAVRGSYVDAATPALARPFEMACKRAIDVVFALGVMILGLPFYGLIALLIKATSEGPVLFVQDRVGKDGRPFKFYKFRTMLVDNSDAAHRSFAAEFIKGRLMHEDEARKPVFKLQNDPRVTPIGRFLRKSSLDELPQFINVFKGDMTLVGPRPPLAYELAHYKEWHRGRLAVKPGLTGLWQVSGRSTVPFDEMVMLDLYYIENWSLALDLKIILRTVPVMVFGFGGY; encoded by the coding sequence GTGAAGAAGAACCTTGCAGCGTTTCGGTACTCCGATCAGAAAGTCGTGCCGCTGTACGCCTCGGAAGCCGTCCGTGGTTCGTATGTCGACGCGGCGACCCCCGCCCTTGCCCGCCCCTTCGAGATGGCATGCAAACGTGCCATCGACGTGGTGTTTGCTCTGGGGGTCATGATCCTGGGCCTGCCTTTTTATGGCCTCATTGCGCTCCTCATCAAGGCCACCTCGGAAGGTCCCGTGCTCTTCGTACAGGACCGTGTGGGAAAGGACGGCCGCCCGTTCAAGTTCTACAAGTTCCGAACCATGCTGGTTGACAACAGCGACGCTGCGCATCGCAGCTTCGCGGCCGAATTCATCAAGGGGCGCCTCATGCACGAGGATGAGGCCCGCAAGCCGGTGTTCAAGCTTCAGAACGATCCCCGCGTGACGCCGATCGGCCGTTTTTTGCGCAAGTCGAGCCTCGACGAACTTCCCCAGTTCATCAACGTGTTCAAGGGCGACATGACGCTGGTGGGCCCCCGCCCTCCGCTTGCCTACGAACTGGCGCACTACAAGGAGTGGCACCGCGGCCGCCTCGCCGTGAAACCGGGTCTCACCGGGCTGTGGCAGGTAAGCGGCCGCAGTACGGTGCCGTTCGATGAAATGGTCATGCTCGACCTGTATTACATAGAGAACTGGTCTCTTGCGCTCGATCTCAAGATCATCCTGCGCACCGTGCCCGTCATGGTATTCGGGTTCGGTGGCTACTAG
- a CDS encoding Gfo/Idh/MocA family oxidoreductase — MLRIGVIGCGYWGPNLIRNFSHLKDTQVVVCADLDEKRLAHMRTLYPGIETTLDYRQVVTRGDIDAVVVATPPETHCPISLEALRAGKHVFVEKPLAISPAEGASMVEEAARQKRVLLVGHTFVYTAAVNKIKEVIDSGELGDILYISTTRVNLGIFQENINVIWDLAPHDVSILNYVLGGMPESVSTQAGSYIRRNVEDVAFLTLRYPNRVLAHVHVSWLNPNKLRSTTVVGSRKMLVYDDVSALEKIRIYDKGVTVTPHYDTFGEFHLSYRYGDILIPKLDDAEPLKVACQHFVDCVQASKTARSSGLHGLEVVRVLDAAMASLRDNGRMIDVEPVAGAVPGKDPS, encoded by the coding sequence TTGCTACGCATTGGTGTTATCGGTTGCGGCTATTGGGGCCCCAACCTCATTCGGAATTTTTCCCACCTGAAAGACACCCAGGTCGTGGTGTGCGCTGATCTGGACGAGAAACGTCTCGCCCACATGCGCACGCTCTACCCCGGGATCGAGACAACCCTCGACTACCGGCAGGTGGTCACGCGCGGTGACATAGACGCGGTGGTGGTTGCCACACCGCCGGAAACCCACTGTCCGATAAGCCTGGAGGCCCTGCGGGCGGGCAAGCATGTCTTCGTGGAGAAGCCGCTCGCCATCTCACCGGCCGAGGGCGCGTCCATGGTGGAGGAGGCGGCGCGGCAAAAGCGGGTGCTGTTGGTGGGACACACCTTCGTCTACACCGCCGCCGTCAACAAGATCAAAGAAGTGATTGATTCGGGTGAGCTGGGGGACATCCTCTATATCAGCACCACGCGCGTGAACCTTGGTATCTTCCAGGAGAATATCAATGTCATCTGGGATCTGGCGCCGCACGACGTGTCGATATTGAATTATGTGCTGGGGGGTATGCCCGAGTCGGTGTCGACCCAGGCGGGTTCGTACATCCGCCGCAACGTCGAAGACGTGGCGTTTCTTACCCTGCGCTACCCGAACCGGGTGCTGGCGCACGTTCACGTGAGCTGGCTCAACCCCAACAAGCTGCGCTCTACCACTGTTGTGGGCAGCCGCAAGATGCTGGTTTACGACGATGTGAGCGCACTCGAGAAGATACGTATCTACGATAAGGGCGTGACGGTGACGCCACATTACGACACGTTTGGCGAGTTTCATCTCTCGTACCGCTACGGCGACATTCTGATTCCCAAGCTGGACGACGCCGAGCCGCTCAAGGTGGCGTGCCAGCACTTCGTGGACTGCGTGCAGGCTTCGAAAACGGCGCGGAGTTCCGGTCTGCACGGGCTGGAAGTGGTACGCGTGCTCGACGCCGCCATGGCGTCGTTGCGCGACAACGGGCGCATGATCGACGTGGAACCCGTCGCTGGCGCCGTCCCGGGGAAAGACCCATCCTGA
- a CDS encoding glycosyltransferase: protein MGRIRVALVASTLGVGGAERVTADVLRRLDPARFGSELFFLREAGVVGRELIGDGFVAIERLLDRSGEPMALIRLARLFRRYRPDVVFCLDHHNAMTLGRLAGLASGAKAMVVASHATGLVGKRGVFGPVDRMLMDFTGRVVAVSRTHARYLQLREGLPFSIVRVIENGIDLDAYPPVDGARRAEARAGLGLGDEERVVLMVAAMRPEKAHEALLAATRRLRDDGVETTVMLAGDGERRDALEDAANLLGIQDSVRFLGLRTDVARLLHAADVAVLPSRGVVETLPLAVIEAMAVGIPVVASDVGSVAELVRDGDSGHLIPPADEMALAERLKHILENPARAREMGARGREWVRRRFAIERTALGYETLFEDLVRR, encoded by the coding sequence GTGGGGCGCATCCGTGTGGCGCTGGTGGCCTCGACCCTCGGGGTCGGGGGCGCGGAACGGGTGACCGCCGACGTGCTGCGGCGCCTCGATCCGGCCCGCTTCGGGAGCGAGCTGTTCTTTCTTCGCGAGGCCGGCGTGGTGGGCCGCGAGCTCATCGGCGACGGTTTCGTCGCCATCGAGCGCCTGCTGGACCGCAGCGGAGAGCCGATGGCGCTCATCCGCCTCGCGCGCCTGTTTCGGCGCTATCGCCCCGACGTGGTGTTCTGCCTCGACCACCACAACGCCATGACCCTCGGACGGCTCGCCGGGCTGGCGAGTGGCGCGAAGGCGATGGTCGTCGCGTCGCACGCGACCGGGCTGGTCGGGAAGCGCGGTGTGTTCGGGCCGGTGGACCGGATGCTGATGGATTTCACCGGCCGGGTGGTGGCGGTGTCCCGCACCCACGCGCGCTACCTGCAACTGCGCGAGGGCCTGCCTTTTTCCATTGTCCGCGTGATCGAGAACGGAATCGATCTGGACGCGTACCCGCCGGTGGACGGAGCCAGGCGCGCAGAGGCGCGCGCGGGGCTGGGGCTGGGTGACGAAGAGCGGGTGGTGCTCATGGTTGCGGCCATGCGACCCGAGAAGGCGCACGAGGCGTTGCTGGCGGCGACGAGGCGGCTGCGCGACGACGGCGTCGAGACCACCGTGATGCTCGCTGGTGACGGCGAGCGACGCGATGCCCTGGAGGACGCGGCGAACTTGCTGGGAATCCAGGATTCGGTTCGCTTCCTGGGGCTGCGCACGGACGTGGCGCGATTGCTGCATGCCGCGGACGTGGCGGTGCTGCCCTCGCGGGGCGTGGTTGAGACCCTGCCGCTGGCGGTCATCGAGGCGATGGCGGTGGGAATCCCGGTGGTGGCAAGCGATGTCGGTTCGGTTGCCGAACTGGTGCGGGACGGCGACAGCGGTCATCTGATTCCGCCCGCGGATGAGATGGCGCTGGCCGAACGGCTGAAGCATATTCTGGAGAACCCGGCGCGGGCCCGGGAAATGGGGGCGCGGGGACGTGAATGGGTGCGCAGGCGCTTCGCGATAGAGCGCACCGCATTGGGTTATGAAACACTGTTCGAGGATCTGGTGAGACGCTGA
- a CDS encoding radical SAM protein — protein sequence MSRESIHSNGNGAVGYPTDAIIALTYRCDARCEMCNIWQLKPQEFLSIDDYAKIPSSLKDINVSGGEAFMRKDVVDIVKVIHEKCGDPRIVISTNGFRTEMIVSAMEELRRTIPNIGIGVSLDGFGDTHNRIRGVAHAWENATATLRQLRERGFENIRIGFTAMNENIHEMRRVYDFANEMGVQFTTAVAQNSDIYFSTQVNQDVSSQTLYDALGYVMKEELRSYHPKRWLRAYFENGTLVFNQEKRRILECRAGIDFFYLAPEGIVYPCLTIPSPMGDLKGRSFEDVWESGQADVVRHEIDGCEQCWMICTARSSLKKNLPRAAGWIMREKFRSHVSR from the coding sequence ATGAGTCGGGAATCCATTCATTCCAACGGAAACGGCGCGGTCGGCTATCCGACCGACGCCATCATTGCGCTCACCTACCGCTGCGACGCACGCTGCGAGATGTGCAACATCTGGCAGCTCAAGCCGCAGGAGTTCCTCTCCATCGACGACTACGCCAAGATCCCCTCGTCGCTCAAGGACATCAACGTCTCGGGCGGGGAGGCGTTTATGCGCAAGGACGTGGTGGACATCGTCAAGGTGATCCACGAGAAGTGTGGCGACCCGCGCATCGTCATCTCCACCAACGGATTCCGTACCGAGATGATCGTCTCCGCCATGGAGGAACTGCGCCGCACCATTCCCAATATCGGCATCGGTGTTTCCCTGGACGGTTTCGGTGACACGCACAACCGCATCCGCGGCGTCGCCCACGCGTGGGAGAACGCCACCGCCACGCTGCGCCAGTTGAGGGAGCGGGGTTTCGAGAACATCCGCATCGGCTTTACCGCCATGAACGAGAACATCCACGAGATGCGCCGCGTGTACGATTTTGCGAACGAGATGGGTGTGCAGTTCACGACCGCTGTCGCGCAGAATTCGGATATCTACTTCTCAACCCAGGTCAACCAGGACGTTTCCTCGCAGACGCTGTATGACGCGCTGGGTTACGTGATGAAGGAGGAGCTGCGCAGCTATCACCCCAAGCGCTGGCTGCGCGCCTACTTCGAGAACGGAACCCTGGTGTTCAACCAGGAGAAGCGGCGCATTCTGGAGTGCCGCGCGGGTATCGATTTCTTCTATCTCGCCCCGGAAGGCATCGTGTATCCGTGCCTGACGATTCCGTCGCCAATGGGCGACCTCAAGGGGCGATCGTTCGAAGACGTGTGGGAATCGGGACAGGCCGATGTGGTGCGCCATGAGATCGACGGTTGCGAGCAGTGCTGGATGATCTGCACGGCGCGCTCGTCGCTCAAGAAGAACCTTCCGCGCGCCGCGGGCTGGATCATGCGCGAGAAGTTCCGCTCCCACGTGTCGCGGTAG
- a CDS encoding glycosyltransferase family 4 protein, giving the protein MTRRTGMRPLRIAMIGQKGLPARYGGVETHVENVAVRLAARGHRVRAYCRSRLRPRDGTAGGSYRGVELAFRPSINSKHLDAASHTFLCAAESAFVHSSDIVHLHGIGPSAFAPVAGLGGRRVVSTFHALDWRQLKWGTRAKAFLKRGEHIGARHSDGVIAVSRLMQRYIQSEHGVEATWIPNGATMPVRTPGTGALERRGLTPGGYLLTVGRIIPDRDLHTLIEAFTQSHRPKHLVIVGSETPKTAYGRMLENLASDRVLFTGDVFGEELEELYAHCLIYCLASRVEGLPITVCEAMAHARPLILSDIPENVEVGGEAARYFRCGDVNALLQTIEDLVADDPGRAALSADARRRCQSVYNWDLVADQVEAYYYRLMEGRG; this is encoded by the coding sequence ATGACAAGGCGCACCGGCATGCGTCCGCTTCGCATCGCGATGATCGGGCAGAAGGGCCTCCCCGCGCGCTACGGCGGCGTGGAGACGCACGTGGAGAACGTGGCCGTGCGCCTGGCGGCGCGCGGGCACCGCGTGCGCGCCTATTGCCGCTCACGCCTGCGGCCGCGCGACGGCACCGCCGGCGGCTCCTACCGAGGCGTGGAACTCGCCTTCCGCCCCAGCATCAACAGCAAGCACCTCGACGCCGCCTCGCACACGTTCCTGTGTGCGGCGGAGTCTGCGTTCGTGCATTCCTCCGACATTGTCCACCTGCACGGCATCGGTCCGTCGGCCTTCGCGCCGGTGGCCGGGCTGGGCGGGCGGCGGGTGGTGTCAACCTTTCATGCCCTCGACTGGCGCCAACTCAAGTGGGGCACGCGTGCCAAAGCATTCCTCAAGCGCGGGGAGCATATCGGAGCCCGGCACAGCGACGGCGTGATCGCGGTTTCGCGCCTGATGCAGCGCTACATCCAGAGCGAGCACGGCGTGGAAGCCACCTGGATCCCCAACGGTGCAACCATGCCCGTGCGAACGCCCGGCACCGGCGCGCTCGAACGGCGCGGTCTCACCCCCGGGGGCTACCTGCTCACCGTGGGGAGGATCATCCCCGACCGCGACCTGCATACGCTCATCGAGGCCTTCACGCAGTCGCACCGGCCCAAGCACCTGGTGATCGTGGGCTCGGAAACGCCGAAGACCGCGTACGGCCGGATGCTCGAGAACCTGGCCAGCGACCGCGTGCTGTTCACCGGGGACGTCTTCGGGGAGGAACTGGAGGAACTCTACGCGCATTGCCTCATCTACTGTCTTGCGTCGCGGGTGGAAGGTCTGCCGATCACGGTGTGCGAGGCCATGGCGCACGCCCGTCCGCTCATCTTGAGCGACATCCCGGAGAACGTGGAGGTGGGTGGGGAGGCGGCGCGATATTTCCGCTGCGGGGACGTAAATGCGCTCCTGCAGACCATCGAGGACCTGGTGGCGGACGACCCCGGCCGTGCGGCGCTCTCCGCCGATGCCCGGCGGCGCTGTCAGAGCGTCTACAACTGGGATCTGGTGGCGGATCAGGTCGAGGCCTATTACTACCGTCTCATGGAGGGCAGGGGCTGA
- a CDS encoding SPOR domain-containing protein → MRSRIGLQLVMVAAVLCACASQPRHKSATPERATASKPYDFRTEGTVPPAGADAAPVEADVEEMPLSGDAIEVSEAEVPPPPDTLMAVAPADSTTDGFRIQVFASADREVAENAASVAEQRLGLSAYTDLEAGMYKVRVGDYQGRPAAEAALKTFRSHYYPDAWIVPARVRVPRTP, encoded by the coding sequence ATGAGATCGAGAATCGGTCTGCAGCTTGTGATGGTGGCAGCGGTGCTCTGCGCCTGCGCGTCGCAGCCCCGTCACAAGTCCGCGACGCCGGAGCGGGCCACTGCGTCGAAGCCGTACGACTTCCGCACCGAGGGAACCGTTCCGCCGGCGGGCGCCGATGCCGCCCCGGTGGAAGCGGATGTCGAGGAGATGCCCCTGTCGGGGGACGCGATCGAGGTCAGCGAGGCGGAGGTGCCACCCCCGCCGGACACTCTGATGGCGGTCGCGCCGGCTGACAGTACCACCGACGGATTCCGCATCCAGGTGTTCGCATCCGCGGACCGGGAGGTGGCGGAGAACGCGGCGAGCGTGGCGGAGCAGCGGCTCGGGCTCTCCGCCTATACCGACCTGGAGGCGGGGATGTACAAGGTCCGCGTGGGTGACTACCAGGGGCGGCCGGCCGCCGAGGCGGCCCTGAAGACCTTCCGCAGTCACTATTATCCGGATGCGTGGATCGTTCCGGCCCGGGTGCGCGTTCCCCGCACCCCCTGA
- a CDS encoding alkaline phosphatase family protein, with product MRVLAVAAALALACAGGGDRKPPPPTPPILLFAIDGLEWGLMKPLIDAGRMPAIAGLMQRGTYGYLESMVPTYSPAIWTSIATGKNPDKHGIPHFVYRVGPGADDYRSYTSGHRKTKAFWNILSEYGKTVDVIGWWMTYPAEAVNGVIVAQTNTTGAMEHSENALWKGTLLEGVDDQVYPPDLTPEVMGLLAATDRSMDSVVTAIFGGVPQARTEFTKLVWDQSLWAFRADAVYTRIAVRLLEDAPPPDVFALYLSGPDVAGHRFWRYAHPEEFWHPPMAEEVEAFGSVLDDYYVHVDRVIGEVLSRVPADVTVFVISDHGMHVVNPDREFDPDDEPGFRLSGNHLDAPPGVFVAAGANITRAATPPPLDPLRPIGRAYDVLPTLLALKGIPVGEDFDGQAMQVVISPAFLEQFPIRSVKTHDDRAWEAARRDRMKEAADQAERLEQLKSLGYIN from the coding sequence ATGCGCGTGCTGGCCGTGGCCGCCGCGCTGGCGCTCGCCTGCGCGGGCGGCGGTGACAGGAAGCCGCCCCCCCCAACACCCCCCATCCTGCTCTTCGCCATCGACGGCCTGGAGTGGGGCCTTATGAAACCGCTCATCGACGCCGGGCGCATGCCCGCGATCGCCGGGCTCATGCAGCGGGGCACCTACGGTTATCTCGAGTCGATGGTGCCCACGTATTCGCCCGCCATCTGGACCTCCATCGCCACCGGCAAGAACCCGGACAAGCACGGCATTCCGCACTTTGTCTATCGTGTGGGCCCCGGTGCCGACGACTATCGCTCGTACACCAGCGGGCATCGCAAGACGAAGGCGTTCTGGAACATCCTCTCCGAGTACGGCAAGACCGTCGACGTTATCGGGTGGTGGATGACCTATCCGGCCGAGGCGGTGAACGGGGTGATCGTCGCGCAGACGAACACCACCGGGGCCATGGAGCACTCGGAGAATGCACTGTGGAAGGGAACGCTGCTCGAGGGGGTGGACGACCAGGTGTATCCGCCCGACCTCACGCCCGAAGTCATGGGACTGCTGGCAGCGACGGACCGCTCCATGGATTCGGTGGTCACCGCCATATTCGGGGGTGTCCCGCAGGCCCGGACCGAGTTCACGAAACTGGTGTGGGATCAGTCGCTGTGGGCGTTTCGTGCCGACGCGGTATACACGCGCATCGCCGTGCGCCTGCTCGAGGACGCGCCGCCGCCGGACGTGTTCGCGCTCTACCTCAGCGGGCCGGATGTCGCGGGGCATCGCTTCTGGCGTTACGCGCACCCGGAGGAATTCTGGCACCCGCCGATGGCGGAAGAGGTGGAGGCGTTCGGCAGCGTGCTGGACGACTATTATGTTCACGTCGACCGGGTGATCGGCGAGGTGCTCTCCCGCGTCCCGGCCGATGTGACGGTGTTCGTGATATCCGACCACGGCATGCACGTGGTCAATCCCGACCGCGAGTTCGATCCGGACGACGAGCCGGGCTTTCGCCTCTCGGGCAACCACCTCGACGCGCCGCCCGGGGTCTTCGTCGCGGCCGGCGCCAACATCACCCGTGCGGCGACGCCACCGCCACTCGATCCCCTGCGTCCCATTGGCCGCGCCTACGACGTTTTACCCACACTGCTCGCGCTCAAGGGTATCCCGGTGGGGGAGGACTTCGACGGACAGGCGATGCAGGTCGTGATTTCGCCCGCGTTCCTGGAGCAGTTTCCCATCCGCAGCGTGAAGACGCATGACGATCGTGCATGGGAGGCGGCGCGCAGGGACCGGATGAAGGAAGCCGCCGACCAGGCGGAGCGCCTGGAGCAGCTCAAGTCACTCGGCTACATCAATTGA